The following are from one region of the Mustela lutreola isolate mMusLut2 chromosome 9, mMusLut2.pri, whole genome shotgun sequence genome:
- the LOC131808311 gene encoding syntenin-1-like: MSLYPSLEDLKVDKVIQAQTAFSANPGNPAILSEASAPISQDGNLYPKLYPELFQYMGLSLNEEEIRANMAVVPGAQVQGLVARPSSMNYMVAPVTGNDVGICRAEIKQGIREVILCKDQDGKIGLRLKSIDNGIFVQLVQANSPASLVGLGFEDQVLQINGENCAGWSSDKAHKVLKQAFGEKITMTVHDRPIERTVTMHKDSTGHVGFIFKNGKITSIVKDSSAARNGLLTEHNICEVNGQNVIGLKDS, translated from the coding sequence ATGTCTCTGTACCCATCTCTTGAAGACCTGAAGGTAGACAAAGTTATTCAGGCTCAAACTGCCTTTTCTGCAAACCCTGGCAACCCAGCAATTTTGTCTGAAGCTTCTGCTCCCATCTCTCAAGATGGAAATCTCTATCCTAAATTGTATCCGGAGCTCTTCCAGTACATGGGCCTGAgtttaaatgaagaagaaatccGTGCAAATATGGCCGTGGTCCCTGGAGCACAAGTTCAGGGGTTGGTGGCAAGACCTTCTAGTATGAACTATATGGTGGCTCCTGTAACTGGTAATGATGTTGGAATTTGTAGAGCAGAAATTAAGCAAGGGATTCGTGAAGTCATTTTGTGTAAGGATCAAGATGGAAAAATTGGGCTCAGGCTTAAATCAATAGATAATGGCATATTTGTTCAGCTGGTCCAGGCAAATTCTCCAGCCTCATTAGTTGGTCTGGGATTTGAGGACCAAGTACTCCAGATCAATGGGGAAAACTGTGCAGGCTGGAGCTCTGATAAAGCACACAAGGTACTCAAACAGGCTTTTGGAGAGAAGATTACTATGACTGTTCATGACAGGCCCATTGAACGGACAGTTACCATGCATAAGGATAGTACTGGACATGTtggctttatctttaaaaatggaaagataacatCCATAGTGAAAGATAGTTCTGCAGCCAGAAATGGTCTTCTCACAGAACATAACATCTGTGAAGTCAATGGGCAGAATGTCATTGGGCTGAAGGATTCTTAA